The window TCAGCGCGAGGAGGTGGCGGAGGCGATAGATCGCCGCGCCATCGCGACCGGTTTCCTGCGGCGGGACGGCCACATCATCGACAGCCTGTACGCGGACCCAGGTGACGCCGAGAGCACCGGCCCATTCGCGGAGGTGTTCCGCGGCGAGGGCCGCGGCAACGGGACCTCGGTGCAGATCGGGACCCCTTCGGGCGACGAGCTGGTCGAGTTGATCCAGCGCCTCGTTCAGGTGCAACTCGACCGGGCCGGCTTCGATGTCGAGTTGATCAACCTCGACGCGCGCACGTTCTACGGTGAGTGGCGCCGCGACGACCCGGTCGATATCGCCATCCGCCGGGTCGCCGGGGGACCGGCCGCGGGCTCTGAAGCCGCCGCCGTGCGCTCGCTGGACACGATCCCCCTGTTCCAGGTGGAGTCGGTGATCGCGTGGCGCGCCGGCGTCGGCGGTATCAGCGTCGTACCGACGTTTGAGGGGCCGCTGTCGCGCGCCCACGAGTGGTACCTGGCGCCGGCCGGAGGATAGGCGCCCGATATAATCGCCCCGGCCCTGCACCCGGGGCCTTTCTTACGTCGGAGTGGCGGAATTGGCAGACGCGCTAGCTTGAGGGGCTAGTGGCCGCAAGGCTGTGGGGGTTCAAGTCCCCCCTCCGACACCCAGGATTACCAGCGCCGTCGGGCTGACCGAGCAGCAGGCGCGCGATCGAGGACGCGACGTCCTCACCAAGCTCTATCCGTTCTCGGCGAACGCGCGCGCGCTCATGCTGGGAGGCGGCCGGGGGTTCGTGAAGACGGTGGCCGACAAGGCGGTGCGATCGTAGGATCCACATCCTCGGGCCGCGTGCTTCCGACCTCATCTCGGAAGCCATGCTGGTTACGTCGTGGGAGGCGTACCCGGCGGAGCTCGCCGAGATCATCCACCCGCACCCGACGCTTTCGGAGGCGGTCGGCGAGACGTTCCTCGAGCTAGCAGGAAAGCCGCTCCACGGCTAGCGACCTCAGGCCGCCGGGGATGTCAGATCGGTGACCAGGCCTGCAATGCCTTGTCGATGGTCGGGATCCACCAGGACAAGGCTGTCTCCGATGCCGCTTGCGCCGCGGCTCGTTTCGCCTCGTCCCTCGCTATCACGATCTCCAAAGCGAAGTTGGGGCCCAACTGCACGAGTCCTCCGATGAGGGCGAGCTGCAGCGCGCGTTCGTCGTGGCGGTCGCCGGAGTAGGCGCGGAACAATTCGATCACGTCGTCGTATGGGGCGTGGATGACAGACCCCTCGAAGACCAGGAACGACGCGAGATCGACGGCCGCCGGCGCCGTCCCCGTCCTCTCACCCCAGTCGACCAGCACGACGCGCTCGTCGGTGAACCCGAGGTTCGCAAGCCTCACGTCCCCGTGGACGAGGGTCTGGGAACACTTCCTCAACTCGTCTGCCAAAGGCTGAGGCTGCTCGGCCAGCTTCAGGATCGCGTCACCGATGTCGGCAGGCACGAGCTTGGGGAAGAGCTCCCAACATCCAGCGATGGTGTTCCCAACCCACGTATCGCCCTCCTCGGCCTCGCGCCGGCCGGTCTCAGGCGAGAGGAGGTTGTACCGCTCCTCCAGCGAGCACAGCGCCGGGAAGCTCTCTTCCCAGAACGTCGCGTGCAGCGCGGCGAGGGCGCCCACCAGCCGTTCCAGCCGAGCACGGTCGAGCTGCTCGCCGTCGTGCATCAAGACGTCGGACACATCGGTCATGAAGACGCTCCAGGAGCCGTCGTCACCCGCTTCCACGGCCACGGTGGCGTGGTCGATGACCGGCGGCAGGCGCTCGATGATGCCGTCGGTCCACATAGACACGATGCGGCCGCGGTCGTTGGTCGCCCTAGAAATCCAGTCCCATTGGGGCGACACCCGTTTGAGGACGAGCTCGCGTCCGTCGCGCAGGGTCACCCGCTCGAGCTTGTTCCCGGAGGCACCCCCGGCGCCCAACGGGCGCCGGTCTACGATCTCGGCTGTGAGGCTCTCGTGAGTCTGTCTCATACGCAGCAAGATAGCGGGGGGTCATTGCAGTGCCGTTGCAGGCTCGTGCCGCGCGCTCCAAGGGACCGTTCGTGCGCGTAGCGAGCACCAGCCCGCCCCGCTTCCGGATCCATCTGCTGGGCCGTTTCCAGCTTCTCCGCGACGGCGAAGCGGTGCCCGAGAAGCAGATCGGCAGCAAGAAGGGGCGCACCCTGCTCAAGCTGCTTGCCGTGAATGCAGGTACCTCGGTCCCGGTGGATCGGATCGTCGATGCGCTGTGGGCGAGCGCGCCTCCTGCGCGGGCCGAGGAGAACGTCGCGACCCTCGTCAGCCGGCTGCGCGCGGTCATCGGGGCCGGCGCGATCGAGGGGGGACGTCACGCCTACTCGCTCGTG of the Actinomycetota bacterium genome contains:
- a CDS encoding aminoglycoside phosphotransferase family protein, encoding MRQTHESLTAEIVDRRPLGAGGASGNKLERVTLRDGRELVLKRVSPQWDWISRATNDRGRIVSMWTDGIIERLPPVIDHATVAVEAGDDGSWSVFMTDVSDVLMHDGEQLDRARLERLVGALAALHATFWEESFPALCSLEERYNLLSPETGRREAEEGDTWVGNTIAGCWELFPKLVPADIGDAILKLAEQPQPLADELRKCSQTLVHGDVRLANLGFTDERVVLVDWGERTGTAPAAVDLASFLVFEGSVIHAPYDDVIELFRAYSGDRHDERALQLALIGGLVQLGPNFALEIVIARDEAKRAAAQAASETALSWWIPTIDKALQAWSPI
- a CDS encoding winged helix-turn-helix domain-containing protein, translated to MRVASTSPPRFRIHLLGRFQLLRDGEAVPEKQIGSKKGRTLLKLLAVNAGTSVPVDRIVDALWASAPPARAEENVATLVSRLRAVIGAGAIEGGRHAYSLVLGPLLEVDLGEAERLAAESEARLARSEPTLARVAAERATRLLGAGELLAEEPDAAWADDA